The following proteins come from a genomic window of Triticum aestivum cultivar Chinese Spring chromosome 6A, IWGSC CS RefSeq v2.1, whole genome shotgun sequence:
- the LOC123129893 gene encoding pathogen-related protein, translated as MASAETGGDKYRSFMDGEGEKNTMWRHGVPPNFDVVNKLFEEERTKEWAEGSVEEKVQRLLKTWEMEMFHKLRPEDQKSVHSQGFTSSTNGMKPLTRKEWTAIGGYNAFLATKLPLEHRIYDPDTETFDSGMETFLTAFPRGFAIEVLDVYCDGPPRVAFKFRHWGYMEGPFKGHPPHGQRVELFGVCIFHVDEEMKVEKAEYFYERGNFLASFLSAPASAPTAASASGCPVMRGN; from the exons ATGGCGTCTGCTGAAACAGGAGGCGACAAGTACCGGTCGTTCATGGATGGCGAGGGCGAGAAGAACACCATGTGGAGGCATGGAGTCCCTCCCAACTTCGACGTCGTGAACAAGCTCTTCGAGGAAGAGAGGACTAAG GAATGGGCGGAGGGGAGTGTGGAAGAGAAGGTGCAGCGGTTGCTCAAGACATGGGAGATGGAGATGTTCCACAAGTTGCGGCCTGAGGACCAGAAGAGCGTGCACTCCCAGGGATTCACCAGCAGCACCAACG GGATGAAGCCTCTGACCCGAAAGGAGTGGACGGCCATCGGCGGCTACAACGCGTTCCTGGCAACCAAGCTGCCGCTGGAGCACCGCATCTATGACCCGGACACGGAGACGTTCGACTCCGGCATGGAGACGTTCCTCACGGCGTTCCCCCGGGGCTTCGCCATCGAGGTGCTCGACGTGTACTGCGACGGCCCGCCCAGGGTGGCCTTCAAGTTCCGGCACTGGGGGTACATGGAGGGGCCCTTCAAGGGGCACCCTCCACATGGCCAGCGTGTGGAGTTGTTTGGCGTCTGCATTTTCCAT GTCGATGAGGAGATGAAGGTGGAGAAGGCAGAGTACTTCTACGAGCGCGGCAACTTCCTCGCGAGCTTCTTGAGCGCGCCTGCTTCTGCTCCTACTGCTGCATCTGCTTCAGGTTGCCCTGTGATGAGAGGAAACTAA